One stretch of Trichomycterus rosablanca isolate fTriRos1 chromosome 3, fTriRos1.hap1, whole genome shotgun sequence DNA includes these proteins:
- the LOC134310795 gene encoding cathepsin S-like: MLRSLLFTVLFGTALAITDPSLDLHWQMWKKNHSKIYSTEVEELGRREIWERNLHMITLHNLEATMGMHLYVVRMNHLGDMTEAEIMQSLAGTRVPPNLRRPTLPLVASSGRSVPDSIDWREKGYVTEVKQQGSCGSCWAFSSAGALEGQLMKTTGRLVSLSPQNLVDCSFKYGNMGCNGGFMSEAFKYVIDNGGIDSDRDYPYTASEGPCRYNPSQRAANCSSYNFVSGGNEEALKEAVATIGPISVAIDATRPKFVMYHSGVYSDPTCTQNVNHAVLVVGYGTLNGEDYWLVKNSWGTSFGDGGYIRIARNKGNMCGIASYACYPIM; encoded by the exons ATGTTGAGGAGCTTGCTGTTTACTGTACTTTTTGGCACAGCATTGGCCATCACTGACCCAAGCCTGGACCTTCACTGGCAAATGTGGAAGAAAAATCACAGCAAGATTTACTCCACTGAG GTAGAGGAGTTGGGTCGGAGGGAAATCTGGGAAAGAAACCTACACATGATCACCCTGCACAATCTTGAGGCTACTATGGGAATGCACTTGTATGTTGTACGCATGAACCATCTGGGAGACATG ACTGAGGCAGAGATTATGCAGAGTTTGGCTGGAACTCGAGTACCACCTAACCTAAGGAGACCAACCTTACCTTTAGTGGCCTCCTCAGGCCGTTCTGTGCCCGATTCAATTGACTGGAGAGAGAAGGGCTACGTCACTGAGGTCAAGCAGCAG GGTTCATGTGGCTCCTGCTGGGCTTTTAGTTCTGCTGGTGCTCTGGAAGGTCAGCTCATGAAGACCACGGGTCGGTTAGTGTCTCTCAGTCcccagaacttggtagactgcTCCTTCAAGTACGGAAACATGGGCTGCAATGGGGGTTTTATGTCTGAGGCTTTCAAGTACGTCATAGATAATGGTGGCATCGATTCTGACCGAGACTACCCTTATACTGCAAGT GAAGGGCCATGTAGATATAACCCATCACAGAGGGCTGCTAACTGTTCCAGTTACAACTTCGTCTCTGGGGGTAATGAGGAGGCTCTAAAGGAGGCGGTTGCCACCATTGGACCGATCTCTGTGGCTATTGATGCTACTCGACCAAAGTTTGTCATGTACCACAGTG GTGTATACAGTGATCCAACTTGTACCCAGAATGTTAACCATGCAGTTCTGGTTGTGGGATATGGTACACTAAATGGAGAGGACTACTGGCTGGTGAAAAATAG CTGGGGAACTAGCTTCGGTGATGGAGGCTACATCCGCATTGCACGCAACAAGGGCAACATGTGTGGCATTGCAAGTTATGCCTGCTACCCAATCATGTGA